The Pangasianodon hypophthalmus isolate fPanHyp1 chromosome 23, fPanHyp1.pri, whole genome shotgun sequence genome includes the window aaggaataaaccactccgTGTCGTTTCGGGAAAATAACTAATGACTGTGTAGCGTGATGAAGTGGAGCTACCTGAAattatattttcctataatattaTTCCTCACAGTACTTTATTGCTCTTACACCTCAGCAATTTACAatgttctacaaaaaaaaaaaaatatggtcaTCATACTATTTacccatttacagttacatataatgttggGGAAcgtccataaaacaagttagttcctgttatcgcttacgtttTAACAGTTAAAACAGTCCTAGCATGAAACTGAAAatcgtaaactcctctgtcttgaataCTTTCCCATATTGGAAAATTTAATGACTGTTGCACATGGCTGAAGCTGGATATAGCACCTTATCGATGATTTtatgtttctttgttaaataaaatgtattttaatccaATTTTATGACCTTTAGATTAAGTGGCGAATCTGttatacaagtccttgtgtaaactgttactatggaaacgataacgtttcagaacgagcgcatgaacataagcctgtgatttgtagctgcactactgtcagagctgccgttctagaaaattaacaccttctgacgaATCAGATTCGAGATTTGAACGGTGCTGTAGTATAAAGAAGCAGCTCTAACAGAAGGACACTTACGTCTCGGAGGGATATCCTCGCAGGGTAGATGATATCGGAGCCGTCTCTGCGGTACACCGGATGCGCCTTGTCTTTTACGACAAACACGATGTCGGCGGGGATGTTGGTGGGCGTTTCGTCTCCCTCTTTGGGGAACGTGATCTTCGTGCCCTCTTTCCAGCCGGGCTTGATGTTCACGGTGAGGATCTTGTCCTCGGTGCGGACCGTGCAGCCGTCCGGGTTCAGCCGCTTGCGCGAGATCTTCATCTTCTTGGTGCAGCCGGAGAACACCTCCTCCAAGCTCACTTTGAGCTCGTGAATAACAGGAGggtcttttttcttctcccgCGCCGCGTGTGCACCGCCAATGCGAGTCTTAAAGGACCTGGGAAAGCCTCCCATGCCTCCCATGCCGAACGCGGCGAAGGGGTCGTCCACGTCcatgtcatcatcatcagcgCCGTGCGCGAAGAACTGATCGAACGGGCTGCGGCCGCCAAAGAACTCGGCGAACATGGCGTGTGGGTCTCCGTGGAAAGTGTAGCTCGGGCCATTGCCGCCGCAACCTCCGGAGTGACCTTTAAGTCCTGGAGGGAGAGAAACAGCCAATCATTTCTTCCTGTTTGACTCCATCTGACTCCGCCCCCCCATGCTGAAACTACACCTTGTAGGAAAAAAGAGCAGAACTGAGCAGCGAGCCTCATCCTTTTATTTATACTGTTTTGCTTCATATCTCCATccatccagagagagagagagagagagagagagagagagagagaaaaagagagagagagagagagagagagagagataaagtgatAGGAGGCAAAGTGGTAGTTCGGAGGTAAAGTGAGGTAATGTGAGGTAAAGTGATAGTTACATGCTTTAAGTCGCATACATGTTGTTAAAGGTATCAGAGCAACTTTTTTCGCCACCTACTAAGTTTAGGATACAcctacgttaaaaaaaaattacaaacagatGCCGTGCTTTTCTGTGATATAAAGTAACCGTGTCAAACAAAttaagggggcggggctaaacGCTCGAATGACTCCCACTGCCTTTCAGCAAACTTTTAGAAAAGACGTTTGCCAATATTTTACGAAATAAGACTGAATCCAAGAACAAACGTGTAAGACCTtgaagaatacacacacacacacacacacacactctcacacacacacacacacacaactatttTCTGCACTGCTTTTCCTACACAGGGTAGCAGGGTaacctggagcttatcccagagGACTCGGGGCAGAAGGCGGGGGACAACATGGatgggtgccaacccattgtaGGGCacgggcacaatcacacacacacacacacacacacacacacacacactacagacaagttagagatgccaatcagcctacaccACATGAccttggactgggggaggaaaccggagtacccggaggaaacccccaaagcatgcagagaacacgcaaactccacgcacacagggagTGTACGAGGCAACacgctaactatacacacacacacacacacacacacaaacacacagtaaaatatgtaaataaaaaaaacagtgtttgcCCATTCCAAAAAAATACACTGGTTGCATGGTACACCCAAAATTTCAGTAATTTCGCCTCCTCTCcaaaccttttatttatttttgtttaagtaTAAAGTGCACTACTACACTCAGCTTTTACATCAGGAGCTGCATTAAGTCTAAACTCAGTCGTTAAGAAGCAATAAACCTCGCAGATTTATGCTCAAAGTGCCAACTGGGATGGCAAGGATTATCTCAAGGTGGGCATCTGCCACCCCTGTGTCACCCGTGTGACCACGCCCACATTCCAAAGCCACGCCCCTTCTTCCAAAGCCACGCCCTGTATTCAGGATGACGGAGCAGTGCGTTACTTACCTTCTTCACCGTATCGGTCATAAATATCTTTCTTTTTGGCATCGCTCAGCACGTCGTAAGCTTCTGCGATCTCTTTAAATTTGTCCTCAGCTCCAGGGGCTTTGTTTTTATCCGGATGATAGCGCAACGCCTGCTTTCTGTACGCTTTCTTAATCTCATCGTCAGAAGCGCCTTTCTGTATGCCCAGGACTTTATAATAATCTTTACccattacaaacaaaaatatgtgCGTGTTTTCAATTAATATTAAAACTCCTAACTATCGGGTTAAACAGCTGTCCGAGCCATTGAGAGCTCATGAAATTAGAGATTTATTCCGTTAAATAACCGGCGGTTATAACCAAATAAAAACAGTctcttcacaaacacacacacacacacacacactttcctctttctttttaaacaaattcgTCGTGTTTATCCTAAATAAACCCCTCCGCATTCCTTAAGTGTTAAAAACTACCAAATTGGGACTATTAAAAAGTTTTTACACccgtcaggaaaaaaaaaaacaactcgaCCTCATCATTTGAACCCAGAGAAAGTTCGAGAAAAGCTCGTGCCTCGTCTTCAAAATGTGTGACGTGTTTCTGCGCGCGACACCACAGCGCCACCTGCTGCTCTGGAGCGCGCTCAGACCACAAGACCCGCCCCTGCTGGGCTGTGATTGGCTAATCCGTTCACCCTCAGCCAATCATGGGATTCGAAATAATATAGGTGACTGTGGCGACTCGTTAGAAGAATCAGAATAAGATTTTATTCccaagtgtgctcacacacacacacacacacgcaaacacacacacacaaggaatttgacttggtatgaagcttccagaGCACACATACCGATAAGATGGCAAGAtatctaataataaaatttagaaataataataataatagagaatATCTAACACTGTACAGTAGACACAATAGGCTTAAGCGGAATAGATATATGTACAGATATAATACAGCTATGTGCAAGGTGAAAGCAGTGGCATGAAGGATATGTGTACAGGTAGTATAGTAAAGAATGAATTTACATTTTGCACAAAAAGTGTATCCACAGAGAGGTAATACACTAAGAAGGACCTAGAAGTCGTCACCTGTTCATGAGGGAAATGGCTTgaggggaaaaagctgttcttgTGCCTGGTTGTACTATCATTAAAACAACATtacaaagtaaatattttattctctaCTCAAACATGTGGAGTATATTCTATTCCCTTTATATACTcataaatattcactatattctCATTAAGGTCTTTTTATTCTCAGAAATGTTCATACATTTTCACTGAACTCTATTcaattctataataataaatatctaacATATTCTCATTAACGTCTATTCTAATAACTGTTCATAATTTTTCCAATAAATTCTAttctataattataaatatctaatatattCTCATTAacttctattctgttctattataTACTCCTAAACATTCAGTATCTTCTCATTAACCCCTAGTCTATtctcataaatgtttatatattttcattaaactTTATTCTGTTctataattataaatgtgtaatatattCTCATTAAAATCTATTCTAGTCTATTCTTATAAATGTCCAGAAATTTACATTGAACTCTATTCTATTGTATTCTATAATTATAAACATCTAATAAATTCTCATCAAcatctgttttattctcttctatTTATATACTCATTAAATGTATAGCATATTCTTATTAACGTCTATTATGTTCTCTTTATATACTCATAAACATTTAGTATATTCTCATTAACCTCTATTTTATTCTAATCTATAATCATAAATGTTCCCAAATTTACATTAAACTCTATTCTTTtctatatttgtaaatatctaATATATTCTCATTAAATTATGTTGCATCATGTACTCTTAAACATCTAGTATATTCTCATTAACTTCTATTCAAtatttttctattcttttctattatttataatttatgttgTATTCTGGAGAAACTCAAATTATAATAAGCCTTTTcgtttttaatattatattgcaATACATCAGTTAACCGCATTTTCCCTCATCTATacctacatacatacaaacataactaactacatatatacatacatacagtatatgtgctaaaatatattttactccTCTTTGTAATGCacaatctgtatttttttaagtaaactgAGCCAAGCTTTCAAAACCTCATGTTCCCAAGTTCATTTTCAGTATCACTACACTGTtagcaaaaatgtttttagagGGTTTAGATGcagagtgtggtgtgtgtcgtGTCATGTTCGGTGAAGCAGGAATCAGTCCTCCATC containing:
- the dnajb1a gene encoding dnaJ homolog subfamily B member 1a; translation: MGKDYYKVLGIQKGASDDEIKKAYRKQALRYHPDKNKAPGAEDKFKEIAEAYDVLSDAKKKDIYDRYGEEGLKGHSGGCGGNGPSYTFHGDPHAMFAEFFGGRSPFDQFFAHGADDDDMDVDDPFAAFGMGGMGGFPRSFKTRIGGAHAAREKKKDPPVIHELKVSLEEVFSGCTKKMKISRKRLNPDGCTVRTEDKILTVNIKPGWKEGTKITFPKEGDETPTNIPADIVFVVKDKAHPVYRRDGSDIIYPARISLRDALCGCSITAPTLDGRSITVTSRDVIKPGMKKRIVGEGLPLSKYPDKRGDMVLEFVVKFPDKVTQNTRDALLQILPP